Proteins from a genomic interval of Acidimicrobiales bacterium:
- a CDS encoding rod shape-determining protein encodes MANSILGRDMAVDLGTANTLVYVRGRGIVLNEPSVVAVSVKDGRVLAVGTEAKRMIGRTPAHIEAIRPLKDGVIADFEICEKMLRFFIHKVHQRRFAKPRMVICVPSGITGVEQRAVQEAAEYAGARKPAYIIEEPMAAAIGAGLPVQEPTGNMIVDIGGGTTEVAVISLGGIVASQSVRVGGDELDDAIIQFIKKEYSLALGERTAEEVKMALGSAWPLEEELHAEIRGRDLVTGLPKTIVTSTEELREALEEPVAAICDAVKVTLDKTPPELAADIMEQGIVLAGGGALLHGLSHRLEHETGMPIVIADNPLHCVAIGSGQSLEEFEALKGVLFSSNPQT; translated from the coding sequence GTGGCGAACAGCATTCTCGGCCGTGACATGGCCGTCGATCTCGGCACCGCGAACACCCTCGTCTACGTGCGGGGGCGCGGGATCGTGCTGAACGAGCCCTCCGTGGTGGCCGTGTCGGTCAAGGACGGCCGGGTGCTGGCCGTGGGGACCGAGGCCAAGCGCATGATCGGGCGCACCCCGGCCCACATCGAGGCCATCCGCCCCTTGAAGGACGGCGTCATCGCCGACTTCGAGATCTGCGAGAAGATGCTCCGCTTCTTCATCCACAAGGTCCACCAGCGGCGCTTCGCCAAGCCCCGCATGGTGATCTGCGTGCCCTCCGGCATCACCGGGGTGGAGCAGCGGGCCGTGCAGGAGGCCGCCGAGTACGCCGGGGCCCGCAAGCCGGCCTACATCATCGAGGAGCCCATGGCCGCTGCCATCGGGGCCGGCCTCCCGGTGCAGGAGCCCACCGGCAACATGATCGTCGACATCGGGGGTGGCACCACCGAGGTGGCCGTCATCTCCCTGGGAGGCATCGTGGCCAGCCAGTCGGTCCGGGTCGGGGGCGACGAGCTGGACGACGCCATCATCCAGTTCATCAAGAAGGAGTACAGCCTGGCCCTGGGCGAGCGCACCGCCGAGGAGGTCAAGATGGCCCTCGGGTCGGCCTGGCCCCTGGAGGAGGAGCTGCACGCCGAGATCCGGGGCCGGGACCTGGTGACCGGCCTCCCCAAGACCATCGTCACCTCCACCGAGGAGCTGCGCGAGGCCCTGGAGGAGCCGGTGGCCGCCATCTGCGACGCGGTCAAGGTCACCCTGGACAAGACGCCGCCCGAGCTGGCCGCCGACATCATGGAGCAAGGCATCGTGCTGGCCGGCGGCGGGGCCCTGCTGCACGGCCTGTCCCACCGGCTGGAGCACGAGACGGGCATGCCCATCGTCATCGCCGACAACCCCCTGCACTGCGTGGCCATCGGCTCCGGCCAGTCCCTGGAGGAGTTCGAGGCCCTCAAGGGCGTGCTCTTCTCGTCGAACCCCCAGACCTAG
- the mreC gene encoding rod shape-determining protein MreC, with product MPRSRRFGRSRFTLILLVLASLTVLTLDYRDSGPVQGARNALGTVLSPFRSVGEWVATPFQNGWEGITGYDDLKDENTDLRRQLDEVRGDEVEADALTKENEELRRLNDLPVTADIPRTTAEITSGPLTSFDTTLEIDKGSGDGIKVGMAVITEAGLVGRIHRVQGGRARVQLITDPDFPGVGVRLVESGDVGLARGSSRGRLRVEEGITATTPVERGEDLVTSGLERSNYPAGIPVGTVIDVQPTEDQVEQALNVEPAADLDAVRFVIVLLCDENCG from the coding sequence GTGCCCCGGTCACGGCGTTTCGGACGCTCGCGCTTCACCCTCATCCTGCTGGTCCTGGCCTCGCTGACGGTCCTCACCCTCGACTACCGCGACAGCGGTCCGGTGCAGGGGGCCCGCAACGCCCTGGGCACCGTCCTGTCGCCGTTCCGCTCGGTCGGCGAGTGGGTGGCCACGCCGTTCCAGAACGGGTGGGAGGGCATCACCGGCTACGACGACCTGAAGGACGAGAACACCGACCTGCGGCGCCAGCTCGACGAGGTGCGGGGCGACGAGGTCGAGGCCGACGCCCTGACCAAGGAGAACGAGGAGCTGCGCCGCCTCAACGACCTGCCCGTCACCGCCGACATCCCCCGCACCACGGCCGAGATCACCTCGGGCCCGCTGACCAGCTTCGACACCACCCTCGAGATCGACAAGGGCTCGGGGGACGGCATCAAGGTGGGGATGGCCGTCATCACCGAGGCCGGCCTGGTCGGGCGGATCCACCGGGTGCAGGGCGGCCGGGCCCGGGTGCAGCTCATCACCGACCCCGACTTCCCCGGCGTGGGGGTGCGCCTGGTCGAGAGCGGTGATGTCGGCCTGGCCCGGGGCAGCAGCCGGGGCCGGCTCCGGGTCGAGGAGGGGATCACCGCCACCACGCCGGTCGAGCGGGGCGAGGACCTGGTGACCAGCGGGCTCGAGCGCAGCAACTACCCGGCCGGCATCCCGGTGGGGACGGTGATCGACGTGCAGCCCACCGAGGACCAGGTCGAGCAGGCCCTGAACGTCGAGCCCGCCGCCGACCTGGACGCGGTGCGCTTCGTCATCGTGCTCCTCTGCGACGAGAACTGCGGATAG